The following proteins are co-located in the Theropithecus gelada isolate Dixy chromosome 19, Tgel_1.0, whole genome shotgun sequence genome:
- the ERF gene encoding ETS domain-containing transcription factor ERF isoform X1 gives MKTPADTGFAFPDWAYKPESSPGSRQIQLWHFILELLRKEEYQGVIAWQGDYGEFVIKDPDEVARLWGVRKCKPQMNYDKLSRALRYYYNKRILHKTKGKRFTYKFNFNKLVLVNYPFIDVGLAGGAVPQSAPPVPSGGSHFRFPPSTPSEVLSPTEDPRSPPACSSSSSSLFSAVVARRLGRGSVSDCSDGTSELEEPLGEDPRARPPGPPDLGAFRGPPLARLPHDPGVFRVYPRSRGGPEPLSPFPVSPLAGPGSLLPPQLSPALPMTPTHLAYTPSPTLSPMYPSGGGGPSGSGGGSHFSFSPEDMKRYLQAHTQSVYNYHLSPRAFLHYPGLVVPQPQRPDKCPLPPMAPETPPVPSSASSSSSSSSSPFKFKLQPPPLGRRQRAAGEKAPAGADQSGGSAGGLAEGAGALAPPPPPPQIKVEPISEGESEEVEVTDISDEDEEDGEVFKTPRAPPAPPKPEPGEAPGASQCMPLKLRFKRRWSEDCRLEGGGGPAGGFEDEGEDKKVRGEGPGEAGGPLTPRRVSSDLQHATAQLSLEHRDS, from the exons GGTTTGCCTTCCCAGATTGGGCCTACAAGCCAGAGTCATCCCCTGGCTCGAGGCAGATCCAGCTGTGGCACTTTATCTTGGAGCTGCTACGGAAGGAGGAGTACCAGGGCGTCATCGCCTGGCAGGGGGACTACGGGGAATTCGTCATCAAAGACCCTGATGAGGTGGCCCGGCTGTGGGGCGTCCGCAAGTGCAAGCCCCAGATGAATTACGACAAGCTGAGCCGGGCCCTGCG CTATTACTATAACAAGCGCATTCTGCACAAGACTAAGGGGAAACGGTTCACCTACAAGTTCAATTTCAACAAACTGGTGCTGGTCAATTACCCTTTCATTGATGTGGGGTTGGCTG GGGGTGCGGTGCCCCAGAGTGCCCCGCCAGTGCCGTCGGGCGGTAGCCACTTCCGCTTCCCTCCCTCGACGCCCTCCGAGGTGCTGTCCCCCACCGAGGACCCCCGCTCACCACCGGCCTGCTCTTCATCCTCATCCTCCCTCTTTTCTGCTGTGGTGGCCCGCCGCCTGGGCCGAGGTTCAGTCAGTGACTGTAGTGATGGCACATCAGAGCTGGAGGAACCGCTGGGAGAGGATCCCCGGGCCCGACCACCTGGCCCTCCAGATCTGGGTGCCTTCCGAGGGCCCCCGCTGGCCCGCCTGCCCCATGACCCTGGTGTCTTCCGTGTCTATCCCCGGTCTCGGGGTGGCCCTGAACCCCTCAGCCCCTTCCCTGTGTCGCCTCTGGCTGGGCCTGGATCCCTGCTGCCCCCTCAGCTCTCCCCGGCTCTGCCCATGACGCCCACCCACCTGGCCTACACTCCCTCGCCCACGCTGAGCCCGATGTACCCCAGTGGTGGCGGGGGGCCCAGCGGCTCAGGGGGAGGCTCCCACTTCTCCTTCAGCCCCGAGGACATGAAACGGTACCTGCAGGCCCACACCCAAAGCGTCTACAACTACCACCTCAGCCCCCGCGCCTTCCTGCACTACCCCGGGCTGGTGGTGCCCCAGCCCCAGCGCCCTGACAAGTGCCCGCTGCCGCCCATGGCACCCGAGACCCCACCGGTCCCCTCCTCGGCGTCGtcatcctcttcttcttcttcctccccatTCAAATTTAAGCTCCAGCCGCCCCCACTTGGACGCCGGCAGCGGGCAGCTGGGGAGAAGGCCCCAGCTGGTGCTGACCAGAGCGGTGGCAGCGCAGGCGGGCTGGCAGAGGGGGCAGGGGCGCTAGCCCCACCGCCCCCGCCACCACAGATCAAGGTGGAGCCCATCTCGGAAGGCGAGTCAGAGGAGGTGGAGGTGACTGACATCAGTGATGAGGATGAGGAAGACGGGGAGGTGTTCAAGACACCCCGTGCCCCACCTGCACCCCCCAAGCCTGAGCCCGGCGAGGCACCCGGGGCATCCCAGTGCATGCCCCTCAAGCTACGCTTTAAGCGGCGCTGGAGTGAAGACTGTCGCCTGGAAGGGGGTGGGGGCCCCGCTGGGGGCTTTGAGGATGAGGGCGAGGACAAGAAGGTGCgtggggaggggcctggggagGCCGGGGGGCCCCTCACCCCAAGGCGGGTGAGCTCTGACCTCCAGCATGCCACGGCCCAGCTCTCCCTGGAGCACCGAGACTCCTGA
- the ERF gene encoding ETS domain-containing transcription factor ERF isoform X2: protein MNYDKLSRALRYYYNKRILHKTKGKRFTYKFNFNKLVLVNYPFIDVGLAGGAVPQSAPPVPSGGSHFRFPPSTPSEVLSPTEDPRSPPACSSSSSSLFSAVVARRLGRGSVSDCSDGTSELEEPLGEDPRARPPGPPDLGAFRGPPLARLPHDPGVFRVYPRSRGGPEPLSPFPVSPLAGPGSLLPPQLSPALPMTPTHLAYTPSPTLSPMYPSGGGGPSGSGGGSHFSFSPEDMKRYLQAHTQSVYNYHLSPRAFLHYPGLVVPQPQRPDKCPLPPMAPETPPVPSSASSSSSSSSSPFKFKLQPPPLGRRQRAAGEKAPAGADQSGGSAGGLAEGAGALAPPPPPPQIKVEPISEGESEEVEVTDISDEDEEDGEVFKTPRAPPAPPKPEPGEAPGASQCMPLKLRFKRRWSEDCRLEGGGGPAGGFEDEGEDKKVRGEGPGEAGGPLTPRRVSSDLQHATAQLSLEHRDS, encoded by the exons ATGAATTACGACAAGCTGAGCCGGGCCCTGCG CTATTACTATAACAAGCGCATTCTGCACAAGACTAAGGGGAAACGGTTCACCTACAAGTTCAATTTCAACAAACTGGTGCTGGTCAATTACCCTTTCATTGATGTGGGGTTGGCTG GGGGTGCGGTGCCCCAGAGTGCCCCGCCAGTGCCGTCGGGCGGTAGCCACTTCCGCTTCCCTCCCTCGACGCCCTCCGAGGTGCTGTCCCCCACCGAGGACCCCCGCTCACCACCGGCCTGCTCTTCATCCTCATCCTCCCTCTTTTCTGCTGTGGTGGCCCGCCGCCTGGGCCGAGGTTCAGTCAGTGACTGTAGTGATGGCACATCAGAGCTGGAGGAACCGCTGGGAGAGGATCCCCGGGCCCGACCACCTGGCCCTCCAGATCTGGGTGCCTTCCGAGGGCCCCCGCTGGCCCGCCTGCCCCATGACCCTGGTGTCTTCCGTGTCTATCCCCGGTCTCGGGGTGGCCCTGAACCCCTCAGCCCCTTCCCTGTGTCGCCTCTGGCTGGGCCTGGATCCCTGCTGCCCCCTCAGCTCTCCCCGGCTCTGCCCATGACGCCCACCCACCTGGCCTACACTCCCTCGCCCACGCTGAGCCCGATGTACCCCAGTGGTGGCGGGGGGCCCAGCGGCTCAGGGGGAGGCTCCCACTTCTCCTTCAGCCCCGAGGACATGAAACGGTACCTGCAGGCCCACACCCAAAGCGTCTACAACTACCACCTCAGCCCCCGCGCCTTCCTGCACTACCCCGGGCTGGTGGTGCCCCAGCCCCAGCGCCCTGACAAGTGCCCGCTGCCGCCCATGGCACCCGAGACCCCACCGGTCCCCTCCTCGGCGTCGtcatcctcttcttcttcttcctccccatTCAAATTTAAGCTCCAGCCGCCCCCACTTGGACGCCGGCAGCGGGCAGCTGGGGAGAAGGCCCCAGCTGGTGCTGACCAGAGCGGTGGCAGCGCAGGCGGGCTGGCAGAGGGGGCAGGGGCGCTAGCCCCACCGCCCCCGCCACCACAGATCAAGGTGGAGCCCATCTCGGAAGGCGAGTCAGAGGAGGTGGAGGTGACTGACATCAGTGATGAGGATGAGGAAGACGGGGAGGTGTTCAAGACACCCCGTGCCCCACCTGCACCCCCCAAGCCTGAGCCCGGCGAGGCACCCGGGGCATCCCAGTGCATGCCCCTCAAGCTACGCTTTAAGCGGCGCTGGAGTGAAGACTGTCGCCTGGAAGGGGGTGGGGGCCCCGCTGGGGGCTTTGAGGATGAGGGCGAGGACAAGAAGGTGCgtggggaggggcctggggagGCCGGGGGGCCCCTCACCCCAAGGCGGGTGAGCTCTGACCTCCAGCATGCCACGGCCCAGCTCTCCCTGGAGCACCGAGACTCCTGA